CAAAATAAGGTTCCAcattctcccccccccccccttttgatgatgacaacacatctctCAAGGAGGTGATAATACAAACAATTTATTTTAGAGTATAGAACTCCCCCCGAGTTAGATAGAAAATACACCCTCCACTGAGagtgtatttctccccctttgtcaaaataaaaaagtCGGGTAAAAGATGCACTTGCGAGaagtaaatatgcaaaacaagagAAATTTAGACATTTAAGATAGAGAAATCAACACACTCATTATTattgaaaagtttaaaataaaGAAGAGAAGTTTGCTGAATTGAAACATATGAAAGTACTAATAGAACTTGCAGGATACAACGAAAATACTTAAGTGAGACTACTCTGCATCAAGATCATCAAAAAATAACATGTCATGAGATAACTTTGGATATGTTAGAGATCAAGTGACGGACTATGAAGTCGATCTTGTCattgataacatatatttttCAACTTATGATTTTTAAGAGGCTTTGGTTGTTAGTATCCGAGGGAAGTTCTCTGAGCTATTTATTTCTATGGTTATCTCCTTGCTTTTggcttttcttttcttctcatcTAATGATTCATATTCAACGATCTTTCCATATTTTAGCTCATGCTACATTGATGGTAGGACATAGATTCCTATCATGGTTGTTTCTTCCTTGAACTCATCAACTTTAAATTTAAACCTTGTTTCTTCTAGAATCTCTGTGACTAGGTTTCCATATGGTAGGTGTGAGCATTTTTACTTGCTTTCTATAATGTAGTTAATATCTTGTCGTGCCCAACTAACCTTGACCTTATTTTCTATCATCCATACAGTTTCCATATCTACTTGGGTTAGGCAACCAAATTTACCTTTTATAGGAAATAGGATATGACTCATAACATAGAGAAACATTAGGCTTTTAGAATAGATGTATTAAAAAGCTAATGGATAAGGTATGTGTGACGAAGGTTCTTTCGCGAGGGAGGATACAATAGTGACGTAGTTGTATCTCTTGACTTTGTCTCCAAGTTCAATGATTTCGTCTTCATAAGGAAGATTTATCAAATTTCTAAATCCTTCTACTGAGAGATTTATCTCGTACCTTCTTACCCTTCTTTGAAGTATTTCGTCGATTGGATGAAGGTTTAATAAGAACATCTTTACAAGGAATGTATAGATTCTTTTTGAATGCATAGAGAGAAAGCAGAAAAAGTCGAGTTCTATCAAGTAAATTTTGTGATGTATAGATTCTTTTTTAATGTATACTTTTTGAACATAAAAAGTGTGCTAGTTAAGGTtttaaatttgagaaatgatatttggatataatttttttattctatcTAGTATATTTTGTGTGTATTTTTGAAATGTGGGTTAGGTATTGAAAGTAAAAAGTATTAATTATAGAGATAAAAACATATATTGTCACAAATAGCATTAATATTTTGATGTTGAAACAATGTAGTTGTTACAAATTATCCTTGAAACATGAAATTATGTTGAATAAGTTTTATCAAAATTCTCTTTTGGGTGGGGAACGTTTCATTGAATTGCTACACCATTATATTTGTCATTTATTTTCTTACAGTTTTTTTTGATAAAGGTTTCATTGAACCTAATCCATCTATTTTAACCGAAGCATGTGAAAACCGGTAAAAATAACcctatttttttcttctctttttaaggCATTGTATGCTTTGTGTATTGCATAGACTCTTAACATTTAGCACTTAATAGAAAAACGTCTTATTCAGTTGTAGAAAGTGATTGTTTATAAACTTTTTTAAGTCATGatttttcaatttcaaacatgaaATTCTTTTTTTATGTAACAAAACAATACGTCACCAATCTAAACTAAAGAGCTATAATATAAATAGGGTTCAATCACTGTACTCCCATAAGCAAAAGATTATAAATATAAGAATGgtgttatttaaaataatgtatctCTATTTCATTTCTATGAACCCCGTACTACCAAAATCCATGTCCACTAAATCAACTTTATCAACCTTAATGACTTTGACGTGACAATATATTATATATGCTTTTGCACACAAAAAACattaaatcaataaaatataacaaaaaataaagtgAACAATCAAATaccataaaaatttattaatcatAGTATCCAGTACACAATTATGTAATGTTagcttttatatttaaataaatttgaattttgaattaattttgcAAGAGGCGTCAATAGTAGACATACATGTCTTTTTAATGAATACCAAATTAAGAACTctccaataaataaataaataaatagtacatATTTTAACTTatctaaaagaacaaaaaaattaCTTCACGTTATATATTTGGTCACAAAATGCATCATGACTGCATGCAATTTCTAATATTCATCTGGGTGATCAGTTAAGCGATTGTGGCATTCATAAGGAAGACCATGAGCAAAACGTATAAAATCACGACAATAGTCATAAACAATCAATTTTGTATAAATCTCTTTGAGCTTCTTCCTTGTTTCACCAGTAAGACCTTTATTTTCTCCATCATTGAAACCTAAGCAATTATTTGATGGACTAGGAATGCATGCATTGGCATTAAAGTTTCTAAATCCAGCCGTGAATGGAGCCTTTGACCAATCAATTTTCACCTGTCCCCCTCTTGTTGCCCATGAATCTCCATTCCATAGTGTTGTGTATAATTTCATTGGTTGCCTTGTTGGGAATGCAACACCGGTGTTTTGTCTATTATGTATCACTCTTATGGGTATGTTATCCACCAATATTCTGCATAGATGCCAAACACATGATAtaattatatgtatatatacattGTTTTGTTCCATAtatagaattatattttttttcattgttttagaAAGAATTTTTGTTATGGGGATCATTATCTTGTCACTTAGATCAAGTGGCATATATTAATTATAACGATAGAATCATGTAATCTTAGGATTTGGGTTATGTGCGGTGTGATTACACGCAATCATCAATTTTGGTCAATTTATGGAGGTTCCAACTCACATTTAATTTCTAATCGGTGTTATTGATTGTTAATGTATTAAAATCTTGTGTAATTTAGTATTGAATTTGTAATATGTGTTAACTCGGGTATTAGGTCTAGTAGAAATTAAGGTTAGATGGTgcttcaaaatttaaattaagaTGTGAGAGGTGTGATGTTGTAGAAAGTACAATTCAAatgtaagtattttatattatcgtatccacagggattggagcgATATCAAAACCGTTCAACAATTTCTATAATTCTAAGCATAAGATTTCAAGTTTGTTTGGTTGAAAGTTACGGAAAGTAAAAATGCGTAAATAACGAAAGATAAGTTTCAGAGGAAAAGActtgttgggaattggttttcatccacCAATTCAATATGTAAATCTTAGATCAGTTATACATAATGTATGTTTGTTTCAAtatcatcacgtattgctcacaacaaagttcatgtctaaacgtttgttgagatttctaccttatGGATTAATCGATGatttctcagcctattaaacgatacggtagcattaagtttcaatacttgaagtgaatattaaacctaaatctatgtctagcatttagagtttaatagttgttatcttggatcgagattagaatcgtatttgtcaatatcaattcaatccatgaaataaacggtaaaacgaagataacaacaataatgattcaaacatatattatatataatgccATGATTAAAGAAAATACATACTATTTCGGTAAActacgaccaatcccaacaagagggggatttagctactcatggtagtTTGAAGAACAATGGAAGATCTGAGTTGGAACGACATCAATGACGATTTCGCGACTCTCGATGTATCTCCAGCTCCCTCTCCCTAAAAACCTCTATTCCTACTTCTATTATATCAGTATTACAAGATAAAAAGTGAATGACTCTTTCTGAACTGGTTTCTGCTCCTTTTATAGCTGTTCTGGCCGcctgagttcgctacgcgaacagaagttcgctgcagcgaatgccttgcttcattgttaagtctttgttgaaccgccagagttcgctacgcgaagggt
The Vicia villosa cultivar HV-30 ecotype Madison, WI linkage group LG6, Vvil1.0, whole genome shotgun sequence genome window above contains:
- the LOC131614842 gene encoding xyloglucan endotransglucosylase protein 1-like; protein product: MKLYTTLWNGDSWATRGGQVKIDWSKAPFTAGFRNFNANACIPSPSNNCLGFNDGENKGLTGETRKKLKEIYTKLIVYDYCRDFIRFAHGLPYECHNRLTDHPDEY